One segment of Belonocnema kinseyi isolate 2016_QV_RU_SX_M_011 chromosome 7, B_treatae_v1, whole genome shotgun sequence DNA contains the following:
- the LOC117175865 gene encoding tyrosine 3-monooxygenase, giving the protein MMAVAAAQKNREMFAIKKSYSIENGYPARRRSLVDDARFETLVVKQTKQSVLEEARQRANDTISDSASVRDQEPQTQIEDEPYASSSDDDQSESLSCAAKESEAKAEASSSDGEGKPGDDDDANLTEEEVVLARSIAETPEGDQEVQKAALVLRLREGISSLSRILKTVENFKGTVTHVESRASKKEGLQFDVLVKVDMTRQSLLQLIRNLRQSSSLAGVTLLADNSVSIKDPWFPRHASELDNCNHLMTKYEPDLDMNHPGFADKEYRSRRKVIAEIAFAYKYGDLIPSIPYTETENNTWNRVFNTLIDLVPKHACIEYQRTFKKLQEEAIFEATRIPQLQEVSDFLKRETGFTLRPAAGLLTARDFLSSLAFRIFQSTQYIRHINSPYHTPEPDAIHELLGHMPLLADPGFAQFSQEIGLASLGASDEEIEKLSTIYWFTVEFGLCREGKEVKAYGAGLLSAYGELLHSLSDKCEHRPFEPSTTALQPYQDQDYQPVYYVAESFEDAKDKFRRWVSTMSRPFEVRFNPHTQRVEVLDTVERLENVVSQINLEMTHLTNALHKMKSSFA; this is encoded by the exons aatggtTACCCAGCACGGCGTCGTTCACTCGTAGACGATGCTCGCTTTGAAACTTTAGTTGTAAAACAAACAAAGCAAAGTGTGCTTGAGGAAGCTAGACAACGAGCCAATG acaCTATTTCCGACTCGGCTAGCGTACGTGACCAGGAACCCCAAACTCAAATTGAGGATGAACCCTATGCTTCATCCAGCGATGATGATCAGTCGGAATCACTTAGTTGTGCAGCTAAGGAAAGTG AAGCGAAAGCTGAGGCATCATCCTCAGACGGAGAGGGAAAACCAGGAGATGATGATG atgCAAACCTGACAGAAGAAGAAGTGGTCCTAGCCAGGAGCATTGCTGAAACACCAGAAGGAGACCAGGAAGTACAAAAAGCCGCTCTCGTACTTCGTCTTCGTGAAGGAATCAGTTCCCTCTCACGAATTCTAAAGACCGTCGAAAATTTCAAAGGCACTGTCACCCACGTTGAATCGCGAGCATCCAAGAAGGAAGGACTTCAGTTTGATGTTTTGGTCAAAGTGGACATGACCAGGCAAAGTCTGCTCCAGCTGATCAGAAATCTCAGACAGAGTTCTTCCCTTGCTGGAGTGACTCTTTTGGCTGATAATTCTGTGAGCATCAAGGATCCCTGGTTCCCAAGACATGCATCTGAACTGGACAACTGCAACCACCTGATGACCAAATACGAGCCAGATCTGGACATGAACCACCCTGGATTTGCTGATAAGGAATACAGATCTCGCAGGAAGGTCATTGCTGAAATTGCTTTTGCCTATAAGTATGGTGATCTAATTCCCAGCATCCCATACACAGAAACTGAAAACAACACCTGGAATAGAGTTTTCAACACCTTGATTGATTTGGTACCTAAGCACGCCTGCATCGAGTACCAGAGAACCTTCAAGAAGCTGCAAGAAGAGGCCATTTTTGAGGCTACTCGTATTCCTCAGCTGCAGGAAGTTAGTGACTTCTTGAAGAGGGAAACTGGATTCACTCTTCGCCCAGCAGCTGGTTTGCTCACAGCTAGGGACTTCCTCTCCAGTTTGGCTTTCAGGATATTCCAGAGCACTCAGTACATTCGCCACATCAACAGTCCCTACCACACGCCTGAACC GGACGCTATCCACGAACTTCTTGGACACATGCCACTCCTAGCAGACCCCGGCTTTGCCCAATTCTCGCAGGAAATTGGTCTCGCTTCCCTAGGAGCATCAGACGAAGAAATTGAGAAACTTTCAACTATCTACTGGTTCACTGTTGAATTTGGTCTCTGTCGGGAGGGTAAAGAGGTCAAAGCCTACGGAGCAGGGTTGCTTTCCGCCTATGGAGAACTTCTTCATTCACTTAGTGACAAATGCGAACACAGACCCTTCGAGCCCTCGACCACAGCTCTTCAACCCTATCAGGATCAGGACTACCAACCAGTCTACTATGTTGCAGAAAGTTTCGAGGATGCCAAGGACAAATTCCGTCGGTGGGTCAGCACAATGAGTCGACCTTTCGAAGTCAGATTCAACCCTCATACACAACGCGTGGAGGTCCTCGACACTGTCGAAAGGCTGGAAAACGTTGTTTCTCAGATCAACCTTGAGATGACCCACCTGACAAACGCACTCCACAAAATGAAATCATCCTTTGCGTAA